One Triticum dicoccoides isolate Atlit2015 ecotype Zavitan chromosome 4B, WEW_v2.0, whole genome shotgun sequence genomic window carries:
- the LOC119290824 gene encoding indole-2-monooxygenase-like — MAHVHVDEMLHEAAAAAPRSLLIATAVLFSLVVLPLLLRIIAKQGAASDAKLLSLLPSPPTRLPIIGHLHLMGDLPYVSLAGLAAKYGPELMLVHLGAVPTAVVSSPRTAEAVLRTHDHIFASRPRSMVFDIIMYGQTDSCFSPYGEHFRKARKLVTVHMLNARKIRSQRPAREEEVRQVIGKIAKAAAAREAVDMSELLHSYVNDLVCRAVSGKFSKEEGRNKLFRELTDINAALLGGFNILDYFPSLGRFELVCKVACAKARRVRKRWDLLLDKLIDDHAARMVSREGEAQPEQEEDKDFIDVSLSLQQEYGLTRDHIKAILIDMFEAGTDTSYMTLEFAMAELIRKPHLMKKLQEEVRRNVPNGQEMAAEDDLPNMTYLKAVIKETLRLHPPVPLMIPHFSLDACTVDGYTIPANTRVVINAWALGRHSGYWENENEFQPERFMNGAGVDLKPNEFHYLPFGFGRRMCPGVHSASATVETMLANLVYRFDWKLPPGLKEENIDMTEVFGITVSRKEKLILVPVTA; from the exons ATGGCTCACGTACATGTAGACGAGATGCTCCACGAAGCAGCAGCAGCCGCTCCACGATCTCTCTTGATTGCGACTGCGGTGCTCTTCTCCCTTGTGGTTCTGCCGCTCCTACTCCGCATTATTGCCAAGCAGGGAGCGGCAAGCGATGCCAAGCTGCTGAGCCTGCTCCCATCTCCCCCGACGAGGCTCCCCATCATCGGGCACCTGCACCTAATGGGCGATCTTCCCTACGTCTCCCTCGCTGGCCTGGCCGCCAAGTACGGCCCGGAACTCATGCTGGTACACCTCGGTGCCGTGCCCACCGCCGTCGTGTCCTCGCCGCGCACTGCTGAGGCCGTCCTGCGCACCCACGACCACATCTTCGCATCGCGGCCGCGGTCGATGGTCTTCGACATCATCATGTACGGGCAGACGGACTCGTGCTTCTCGCCCTACGGCGAGCACTTCCGGAAGGCCAGGAAGCTCGTGACGGTGCACATGCTCAACGCCAGGAAGATACGGTCCCAGCGCCCGGCCCGGGAAGAGGAGGTCCGGCAAGTGATTGGAAAGATCGCCAAGGCCGCAGCCGCGCGCGAGGCCGTGGACATGAGTGAGCTCCTGCACTCGTACGTCAACGACCTCGTTTGCCGTGCTGTGTCGGGCAAGTTCTCCAAGGAGGAGGGGCGGAACAAGCTGTTCCGAGAGCTCACCGACATCAACGCGGCGCTCCTGGGAGGGTTCAACATCCTCGACTACTTCCCGAGCCTGGGGAGGTTCGAGTTGGTCTGCAAGGTGGCGTGCGCCAAGGCCCGACGGGTGAGGAAGCGGTGGGACCTGCTCCTCGACAAGCTAATTGACGACCATGCAGCAAGGATGGTAAGCCGTGAGGGTGAGGCCCAGCCGGAGCAAGAAGAAGACAAAGACTTCATCGACGTATCCCTATCTCTTCAGCAGGAGTATGGTCTCACCAGGGACCATATCAAGGCCATCTTGATA GACATGTTTGAGGCCGGCACGGACACCTCGTATATGACGCTGGAGTTTGCCATGGCGGAGCTCATACGGAAGCCACACCTTATGAAGAAGCTGCAGGAAGAGGTAAGGAGGAATGTACCCAACGGGCAAGAGATGGCCGCCGAAGACGATCTCCCCAACATGACCTACCTCAAGGCTGTCATCAAGGAGACACTCCGGCTGCATCCGCCGGTACCTCTCATGATTCCACACTTCTCCCTAGATGCCTGCACCGTTGATGGCTACACGATCCCAGCAAACACTCGTGTCGTTATCAACGCCTGGGCACTCGGCAGGCACAGTGGCTACTGGGAAAATGAAAATGAATTCCAACCTGAGAGATTTATGAATGGAGCCGGCGTTGATTTGAAGCCAAATGAGTTCCATTACTTGCCATTTGGGTTTGGACGAAGAATGTGCCCTGGGGTTCACTCGGCATCAGCAACGGTCGAGACAATGCTGGCAAACCTCGTGTACCGATTCGATTGGAAGCTTCCACCCGGATTGAAGGAAGAAAACATAGATATGACTGAGGTGTTTGGAATAACAGTTTCAAGAAAGGAAAAGCTCATCTTAGTCCCCGTGACCGCATGA
- the LOC119293741 gene encoding indole-3-glycerol phosphate lyase, chloroplastic-like, translating into MAFALNASCYPSSFQSSLLPRRMAAAVMIPRRRNVLPVIRAVAVAPPALAPAKPAAVRGRTVSDTMAKLMGACMCSLIPYITAGDPDLATTAEALRLLDACGADVIELGVPCSDPYVDGPIIQASSARALAGGATMDGVLAMIKEVTPELSCPVVLFSYYRPILCRGLAEIKEAGVHGLIVPDLPYVAAHALWSEAKKNNLELVLLTTPAIPEERMKEITKASEGFIYLVSVNGVTGPRENVNLRVESLIQEIKKVTDKPVAVGFGISKPEHVKQIAGWGADGVIIGSAMVRQLGEAASPKEGLKRLEAYARSMKNALP; encoded by the exons ATGGCTTTCGCGCTCAATGCGTCTTGCTACCCTTCGTCTTTCCAGTCGTCGCTGCTCCCGAGGCGGATGGCAGCAGCGGTGATGATACCGAGGCGGAGGAATGTTCTGCCGGTCATTAGGGCGGTCGCGGTGGCTCCGCCCGCCCTGGCGCCGGCTAAGCCAGCAGCTGTGAGGGGCCGGACCGTGTCGGATACCATGGCCAAGCTCATGGGTGCGTGCATGTGTT CGCTCATCCCGTATATCACCGCCGGTGATCCTGACCTGGCCACAACGGCGGAGGCGCTGCGTCTCCTGGATGCCTGTGGCGCCGACGTCATTGAGCTCGGCGTGCCATGCTCCGACCCCTACGTGGACGGTCCGATCATCCAGGCTTCAAGTGCGAGGGCTCTGGCGGGCGGTGCGACAATGGACGGCGTGCTGGCGATGATCAAGGAGGTGACGCCGGAGCTGTCGTGCCCGGTGGTGCTCTTCTCGTATTACAGGCCTATCTTGTGTCGAGGGTTGGCCGAAATCAAAGAAGCCGGTGTGCACG GTCTTATAGTGCCTGATCTCCCTTACGTAGCCGCGCATGCATTATGGAGTGAAGCCAAGAAGAACAACCTCGAGCTG GTGCTGCTCACAACACCAGCCATACCAGAAGAAAGAATGAAGGAAATCACGAAAGCTTCGGAAGGTTTCATTTACCTG GTGAGCGTCAATGGAGTTACAGGTCCCCGTGAAAACGTGAATCTGCGGGTTGAGTCCCTCATTCAAGAGATAAAAAAG GTTACTGACAAACCTGTTGCTGTTGGCTTTGGCATATCAAAACCTGAACACGTAAAGCAG ATTGCAGGGTGGGGTGCGGATGGGGTGATCATTGGCAGTGCGATGGTGAGGCAGTTAGGTGAAGCAGCTTCGCCCAAAGAAGGATTGAAAAGACTAGAGGCATATGCCAGGAGCATGAAGAATGCACTACCATGA